In one Rhopalosiphum padi isolate XX-2018 chromosome 3, ASM2088224v1, whole genome shotgun sequence genomic region, the following are encoded:
- the LOC132924482 gene encoding atypical protein kinase C-like gives MTSKLNAKKQLVRNYTDWGKKLVIDLVLAFKSKIENMKLFRLIRFGSKKKNEAWSEINSLYNVQHKSGVKIDEQLKHIYDRLKPDARKKRSHGKRAFCTFCLGLGRQRFRCAQCKLLTRRNFHKLGKNACTNDSLVSDDTDDGDPLTSQSTLCSDIDSPDLKDCSDQNYVIDQPTDSVPIERPQVITDDKEVKVPCQYSIADFELIRIIGRGSYAKVVMVELKKNQQIYAMKIIKKELLTSDEDIDWIQTEKHVFKTASNYPFLVGLHSCFQTVSRLFFVMEFVRGGDLMYLMQRLKRLSEEHAKLYGAEISLALNFLHAKGIIYRDLKLENILLDHEGHIKLTDYGMCKRGIKPGDTTSTFCGTPNYMAPEILKQEDYGFSVDWWALGVVLYEMLVGKSPFGEVSEITEEQLFDAILENPLSIPRSLSFQAASVLRGFLNKNPGDRLGCNEYTGFYDLKTHLFFKSIDWDMLEQKKVSPLYKPQLNSDHDLANFPSEFTDEPTYLTPDDLQNIDQLKFEGFEYVNTFLMS, from the exons atGACGTCTAAATTAAATGCAAAGAAACAACTTGTAAGAAATTATACTGACTGGGggaaaaaattggtaattgaTTTAGTGTTggcatttaaatcaaaaatcgaaaatatgaaACTATTTAG aCTAATCCGGTttggatcaaaaaaaaaaaatgaagcttGGTCTGAGATCAACAGTCTGTATAACGTGCAACATAAATCTGGTGTCAAAATAGATGAACAGCTGAAACATATATATGATCGACTCAAACCAGATGCCAGAAAAAAAAGAAGTCATGGGAAg CGAGCATTTTGTACATTCTGTCTGGGATTAGGACGGCAAAGATTCAGATGTGCTCAATGCAAATTGCTTACTCGCAGAAATTTTCATAAACTTGGTAAAAATGCTTGCACTAATGATTCTTTAGTTAGTGATGATACCGATGATGGAGATCCTCTGACATCtcaaa GTACACTTTGCTCTGATATTGATTCGCCGGATTTAAAAGATTGTTCTGATCAAAACTATGTTATTGATCAACCAACTGATTCTGTACCTATTGAACGTCCAcaagttataa cagATGATAAAGAAGTTAAAGTTCCATGCCAATATTCTATTGCCGACTTTGAATTAATTAGGATTATTGGTCGTGGTAGTTATGCCAAAGTGGTTATGgttgaacttaaaaaaaaccaacaaatttatgctatgaaaattataaaaaaagaactaCTTACAAGTGAtgaa gatATTGATTGGATACAAAcagaaaaacatgtttttaaaactgCCTCTAACTATCCATTTTTGGTTGGTCTCCATTCTTGCTTCCAAACAGTCAGCCGATTATTCTTTGTGATGGAATTTGTTCGTGGAGGTGACTTAATGTATCTTATGCAAAGACTAAAACGACTGTCTGAAGAACATGCTAAACTTTATGGAGCAGAAATTAGTTTAGCTTTGAACTTTTTGCATGCTAAAG GTATAATATATCGAGatttaaaattggaaaatatattacttGATCATGAGGGCCATATAAAATTGACAGATTATGGAATGTGTAAACGGGGAATAAAGCCTGGAGATACAACTTCTACATTTTGTGGTACTCCAAATTACATGGCTCcagaaattttaaaacaagaagATTATGgatttag tGTGGATTGGTGGGCCTTGGGAGTTGTTTTGTATGAAATGTTGGTCGGTAAAAGTCCATTTGGTGAAGTATCAGAAATTACCGAGGAACAATTATTTGatg ccatTTTAGAAAATCCTCTTAGTATTCCAAGATCACTTTCTTTTCAAGCAGCTTCGGTTTTGagaggatttttaaataaaaatcctggTGATCGTTTGGGTTGCAATGAATACACTGGCTTCTATGATCTTAAGACTCACCTATTCTTCAAATCTATCGATTGGGATAtg ttAGAACAAAAGAAAGTTAGTCCTCTTTATAAACCACAACTAAATTCTGATCATGATCTTGCTAATTTTCCATCAGAATTTACAGATGAACCTACATATTTAACACCTGATGATCT